The genomic window CACCGATCTCCGCTCTTACTTTTTCGAATGCAGCTTTAGTAGAATCCCAGTCTGATACATTACCTTCGGATGCAAAAACTTCATAACCCTCAGCACGCATATCAGCCAGCCATTTATCTTTACGCGGAGAATTTGGTCCGCAACCTGCGACAACTGTATAACCATCCTTACACAGACGCTTGCAAATTGGAGTTCCGATTCCACCCATACCACCAGTTACATATGCAATTCGTTTCGACATTCGTACTCTCCAAGTTTTGTATTTGATTTATCCACATTCACTTACTAACTAACGTCCCGACTTACTTTGCACTGCTACCGCATAGATTGCGGCACTACTCTGCTCTTACCGCGACATACCGTCCTGGTGCAGCCTCGATAGGCGGATAACTTGCGCTCCCCGCTTTTGTAGGCGCTTTAATCAACTTACCAGCATGTTCCGCCAAAAAACTTGCCCATTCTGGCCACCAACTACCAGCATATTCGGTCGCTCCAGCCATCCATTTTTCTGATTCAGTACAGATTTCCGCATTCATCCAATAACTTCTTTTTTTCTTGGCCGGCGGATTTACTACACCGGCAATATGGCCAGAAGCTCCAAGAATAAAGCGATTGCGATTTTTTCGCTTAGGATTAAGCAAGAAAGTGGACGCAAAAGCCGCTTGCCAAGGAACAATATGATCCTCTCTAGATCCATAAATAAAAACCGGTGCATCGATTTTACCCAGGTCCAACAGCTCACCAGCAACCCTGAGTTTATTTGGAATTTTAAGACTATCCTCCAGATAAGCATTGCGCAAATACCAGCAAAACATAGGCCCGGGAAGATTCGTGCTATCGGCATTCCAATACAGCAAATCAAACGGTGGCGGTGCCTCGCCCTTTAAATAATTTTTCTGTACGTAATTCCAAACCAAATCATTCGCACGCAAACTAGAGAAAGTACTCGCAAGCTCGCGCCCAGGAAGTAAGCCACCAGCGCCTATGCTGCTTTCCCGTTTTGCAACCTGCTCCTCGTCAATAAAGACATCCAATATGCCCGTATCAGAAAAATCCAATAGTGTGGTCAATAAAGTGAGACTGCTGATCGGATTTTCGCCACGTGAGCCCAAAATTGCTAAGGCGGTAGAGATAATCGTACCACCGACGCAAAAACCGAAGGCATTGATTTTTTCTTGCTTAGAGATCTTTTGAACGACGTGAATAGCCTTAATTGCACCGTCTTCGATATAGTCGCTCCATGTCACATCAGACATAGATTCATCAGGATTGGCCCAAGAAACCAAAAACACCGTATGTCCTTGCTCAATGGCATAACGCACTACTGAATTTTCCGGTTGCAAGTCAAGAATATAGAATTTATTTATGCAGGGGGGAACCATTAACAGCGGGCGCTGATGCACGCTGGTCGTCAGTGGCGAATACTGAATGATTTGAAATAACTTATTCTCAAAAACCACGGTACCGGCTGTTGTCGCAACGTTCTTGCCGATTTGAAAAGCGCTTTCATCAGTTTGCGATATGCGCCCTTTTTGCATATCTGCAAGCATCAGGGAAATCCCCTTAACTAAGCTCTCGCCTTTACTTTCAATCAGCTTAAGCTGGGCTTCCGGGTTACTCACCAAAAAATTCGCTGGAGACATGGCGTCTATCATTTGCTGAACAGCAAAACGGATTTTTTGTCTTACTTTCTCAGGTGCATCGACCGCATCTGCCATGGACATCAGAAAACGCGCATTCAGCAAATAGGAAGAAACCGTATACGAATGCGTAGACTGGCTATGCCACTCCGATGAAGAAAAGCGTTTATCATCAAACACGGGAGGGCTAGAACTAAGAAAATTTTGCCACAAACCACCAAACTCTTGTAAATAATCACTCTGCAATTTACTCAGGGTGGCAGTATCCAATTCTGCACCTAAGTCCTTTAGCATAGTACGCATAGGCATTTCGAGAAATGCCTTAGCTGGCATCATCCATTCTTGCCAATTATTCTGATTTGAAAGCTGTGACGTCCATTCGGAGTACATAGCTTGAGGATCATAAGTCTTCATGCGGGCCTCCTATTTTTCGCGTATCGTTGCGAATTGGTTTTGCTTAACAATTTAAGTTCTAGGATTTATGTTTATTTATATTATCGCAATTGCCTGGATTTACGTTGTACTTTTAATGTCAGCGACGGAACCATCTATCGTCGCTGGAATTATGACGTTTATATTTTATTGTGTGTTGCCTTTGTCATTATTTTTATATCTACTGCGCAGCGCATTTAAAAAACAATCACCAAAATCTATGCCAAGTCAGCAAAGTTTGACGGGGCAACCTGACGAGGAATTGAAGCCAATAGAAACTGATGCCAATCCGCGAAATTAAGGCCCATCCATCCAAATCACACTGGCCATCCGCCCTGTTACGCCATCTCGACGATACGAATAAAAATTATCTGACTCGCTTACTGTGCAATGTTCACCACCAGCAACACTATTTACATCTACCGTTGACAATATACATTTTGCTAACCCGTAAATATTTGCCAAATATTTACCACCACTTCGTCCAGTCACCTGCTGAGCAAGAAAATAGTCCCCAGCGCGCACATGCAAGCGAGAAAAAGCATCAAACACATCTTGCCCAACCTCAAACCGAGTGGGGCCGATCGCGGGACCTAACCAGGCAACAATCTCTTCTGCGCCCGCTTCGCGCATTTTCTTTACCGTGTTTTGCAACACTCCAGCCGCCAAACCACGCCAACCAGCATGTGCCGCTGCAACAACAGCTCCTCGTGTATCACTAAACAAGACGGGCAGACAATCTGCAGTCAAAATGGCACACACAATTGAACTTTGAGAAGTGAAACTTGCGTCCGCCTCACAGCCCTCCAAGGCAATAGCAGCATCACATGCAACAATACCATGCTTTTGTGACAATAACGTGATATTTGAGGGTAAACATTGATTAAGCGCATCTTTATTGCGACGCACCGCATTCAGATCGTCACCCACATGCTCCCCCAAATTTAAACCACCACCGCCCTTGCCATCATCGTAAGGAAATACACTGACACCGCCTTTTCGAGTTGTGGTGAATGCGTGCACGTTTTTAGGAAACCAGCCGCAATCAGGACCAATCACAGAAAAATCTGCTTGCGAGACACGCCTGATCCGCTTTACGGTCATGGCAGCGTTATCCCCGCTTGCTGCAATAACTCTAGAAAGTCGTCAGCAAGAGGCACTTCCCACTGTATGTGCTCACCCGTTTCAGGATGAATTAAACCTAAACGTCGGGCCTGCAAGGCTTGGCGATGAAAAAATTGCGCAAGGTGTTGCTTGCCGTAGAGAGTATCGCCAACCAATGGAAAACTCAGAGATTGCATGTGAACCCGAATTTGATGGGTTCGTCCAGTCTCCAACTGACAGGCAATCAAACTCACAGGGTATCGTTCCAACAGTCCAGATGCTATACGTTGATAGTGAGTGATAGCTGGCTTTGCAATGAGACTTTCGGAAACCGCCATTTTTAATCGATCCCGATTATGTCGCGCCATCGCGGCATCTACCGTACCCGATTGATTCGGAGTACCCCACACTAGTGCCGCATATTCACGCTTAACCGTGCGGGCATGTAATTGACGCACCAACTCCGTTTGCGCGATAAGCGTCTTCGCGACCACCATTAGTCCAGAGGTATCTTTATCCAAACGATGCACAATTCCAGCGCGAGGCACGTTCGCTAAATGAGGACGATGAAACAGCAAGCCATTTAATAAAGTCCCTGACCAATTGCCCGCTCCCGGATGTACCACTAGTCCAGCCGGCTTATTGATCACCAGGATAGAATCGTCTTCATAGACAATATTCAAAGTTAACTCTTCAGCAACATAAGCACGTTCGTCTGGTGCTGGCTGAGGATGAATAACGATCAATTCATCTCCCAACAAAGTTAATTTAATACGAGCAGTCTGCCCATCAACAGTAACAAAACCAGCTTCTATCCATTGTTGAATGCGACTTCTTGAATATTGCGGAACTAGTTTAGATAACACCTTGTCCAAGCGTTCGCCGCATACTTCAGAGCGCATTTTTAATTCGATTGCCTCAGCTTGAGGAAATACATCATCGACTTCTTCTTGTCCATTATTAGTGTCATCAAACGTAGAGTTTGACAAAATGATTGCTTCAGTTGGTATCACATTATTTGCCATCGGCTATAATCCGTAAATTGTTCTCATGCACACGCAAAAAAATATGCAAATTAAATCTATAAAATTGTTGGGTCTCATCTTCGCCTTGGCGCTTTCGGGTTGCGGCGCCTTTGGTGATAAGGTTGATGAGAGCAAAACATGGTCAGCTGCAAAATTATACGCTGAAGCCAAGGAAGAACTAGGTAATGGTGCTTACGAAAAAGCGGTACAGTACTTTGAAAGACTGGAATCTCGCTTCCCATTTGGCCCTTACGCCCAGCAAGCGCAGATGGAAATTGCCTATGCGCACT from Undibacterium parvum includes these protein-coding regions:
- the phaC gene encoding class I poly(R)-hydroxyalkanoic acid synthase; this encodes MKTYDPQAMYSEWTSQLSNQNNWQEWMMPAKAFLEMPMRTMLKDLGAELDTATLSKLQSDYLQEFGGLWQNFLSSSPPVFDDKRFSSSEWHSQSTHSYTVSSYLLNARFLMSMADAVDAPEKVRQKIRFAVQQMIDAMSPANFLVSNPEAQLKLIESKGESLVKGISLMLADMQKGRISQTDESAFQIGKNVATTAGTVVFENKLFQIIQYSPLTTSVHQRPLLMVPPCINKFYILDLQPENSVVRYAIEQGHTVFLVSWANPDESMSDVTWSDYIEDGAIKAIHVVQKISKQEKINAFGFCVGGTIISTALAILGSRGENPISSLTLLTTLLDFSDTGILDVFIDEEQVAKRESSIGAGGLLPGRELASTFSSLRANDLVWNYVQKNYLKGEAPPPFDLLYWNADSTNLPGPMFCWYLRNAYLEDSLKIPNKLRVAGELLDLGKIDAPVFIYGSREDHIVPWQAAFASTFLLNPKRKNRNRFILGASGHIAGVVNPPAKKKRSYWMNAEICTESEKWMAGATEYAGSWWPEWASFLAEHAGKLIKAPTKAGSASYPPIEAAPGRYVAVRAE
- the pgeF gene encoding peptidoglycan editing factor PgeF; this encodes MTVKRIRRVSQADFSVIGPDCGWFPKNVHAFTTTRKGGVSVFPYDDGKGGGGLNLGEHVGDDLNAVRRNKDALNQCLPSNITLLSQKHGIVACDAAIALEGCEADASFTSQSSIVCAILTADCLPVLFSDTRGAVVAAAHAGWRGLAAGVLQNTVKKMREAGAEEIVAWLGPAIGPTRFEVGQDVFDAFSRLHVRAGDYFLAQQVTGRSGGKYLANIYGLAKCILSTVDVNSVAGGEHCTVSESDNFYSYRRDGVTGRMASVIWMDGP
- a CDS encoding RluA family pseudouridine synthase, giving the protein MANNVIPTEAIILSNSTFDDTNNGQEEVDDVFPQAEAIELKMRSEVCGERLDKVLSKLVPQYSRSRIQQWIEAGFVTVDGQTARIKLTLLGDELIVIHPQPAPDERAYVAEELTLNIVYEDDSILVINKPAGLVVHPGAGNWSGTLLNGLLFHRPHLANVPRAGIVHRLDKDTSGLMVVAKTLIAQTELVRQLHARTVKREYAALVWGTPNQSGTVDAAMARHNRDRLKMAVSESLIAKPAITHYQRIASGLLERYPVSLIACQLETGRTHQIRVHMQSLSFPLVGDTLYGKQHLAQFFHRQALQARRLGLIHPETGEHIQWEVPLADDFLELLQQAGITLP